The Apodemus sylvaticus chromosome 22, mApoSyl1.1, whole genome shotgun sequence genome includes a region encoding these proteins:
- the Tpst2 gene encoding protein-tyrosine sulfotransferase 2 isoform X1, whose translation MRRAPWLGLRPWLGMRLSVRKVLLAAGCALALVLAVQLGQQVLECRAVLGGARSPRRMRPEQEELVMLGADHVEYRYGKAMPLIFVGGVPRSGTTLMRAMLDAHPEVRCGEETRIIPRVLAMRQAWTKSGREKLRLDEAGVTDEVLDAAMQAFILEVIAKHGEPARVLCNKDPFTLKSSVYLARLFPNSKFLLMVRDGRASVHSMITRKVTIAGFDLSSYRDCLTKWNKAIEVMYAQCMEVGRDKCLPVYYEQLVLHPRRSLKRILDFLGIAWSDTVLHHEDLIGKPGGVSLSKIERSTDQVIKPVNLEALSKWSGHIPRDVVRDMAQIAPMLARLGYDPYANPPNYGNPDPIVINNTHRVLKGDYKTPANLKGYFQVNQNSTSPHLGSS comes from the exons ATGAGGCGGGCCCCCTGGCTGGGCCTGCGACCCTGGCTGGGCATGCGCCTGTCGGTGCGTAAGGTGCTGCTGGCCGCCGGCTGTGCTCTGGCCCTGGTGCTCGCCGTGCAGCTTGGGCAGCAGGTACTGGAGTGCCGGGCAGTGCTCGGGGGCGCGCGGAGCCCACGGAGGATGCGGCCAGAGCAGGAGGAACTGGTGATGCTCGGCGCCGACCACGTGGAGTACCGCTACGGCAAAGCCATGCCGCTCATCTTCGTGGGCGGCGTCCCGCGCAGTGGCACCACCCTCATGCGCGCCATGTTGGACGCGCACCCTGAGGTGCGCTGTGGGGAGGAGACACGCATCATCCCTCGCGTGCTGGCCATGCGGCAGGCCTGGACCAAGTCTGGCCGCGAGAAGCTGCGGCTGGACGAGGCAGGTGTGACGGATGAGGTGCTGGACGCGGCCATGCAGGCCTTCATCCTGGAGGTGATCGCCAAGCACGGCGAGCCGGCGCGCGTGCTGTGTAACAAGGACCCCTTCACACTCAAGTCGTCCGTCTACCTGGCACGCCTGTTCCCCAACTCCAAATTCCTGCTAATGGTGCGTGATGGCCGGGCATCCGTGCACTCCATGATCACGCGCAAGGTCACCATCGCGGGCTTTGACCTCAGCAGCTACCGAGACTGCCTCACCAAGTGGAACAAGGCCATCGAGGTGATGTACGCACAGTGCATGGAGGTGGGCAGGGACAAGTGTCTGCCCGTGTACTATGAGCAGTTGGTGCTGCACCCCCGGCGCTCACTCAAACGCATCCTGGACTTCCTGGGCATCGCCTGGAGTGACACAGTCCTGCACCATGAGGACCTCATTGGCAAGCCTGGGGGCGTCTCCTTGTCCAA GATTGAGCGGTCCACGGACCAGGTCATCAAACCTGTGAACTTGGAAGCTCTCTCCAAGTGGTCTGGCCACATCCCCAGGGACGTGGTGAGGGACATGGCTCAGATTGCCCCCATGCTGGCCCGGCTTGGCTATGACCCGTATGCGAATCCGCCCAACTATGGGAACCCCGACCCCATTGTCATCAACAACACACACCGG GTCTTGAAAGGAGACTATAAAACACCAGCCAATCTGAAAGGATATTTTCAG GTGAACCAGAACAGCACCTCCCCACACCTGGGAAGTTCGTGA
- the Tpst2 gene encoding protein-tyrosine sulfotransferase 2 isoform X2 encodes MRRAPWLGLRPWLGMRLSVRKVLLAAGCALALVLAVQLGQQVLECRAVLGGARSPRRMRPEQEELVMLGADHVEYRYGKAMPLIFVGGVPRSGTTLMRAMLDAHPEVRCGEETRIIPRVLAMRQAWTKSGREKLRLDEAGVTDEVLDAAMQAFILEVIAKHGEPARVLCNKDPFTLKSSVYLARLFPNSKFLLMVRDGRASVHSMITRKVTIAGFDLSSYRDCLTKWNKAIEVMYAQCMEVGRDKCLPVYYEQLVLHPRRSLKRILDFLGIAWSDTVLHHEDLIGKPGGVSLSKIERSTDQVIKPVNLEALSKWSGHIPRDVVRDMAQIAPMLARLGYDPYANPPNYGNPDPIVINNTHRVNQNSTSPHLGSS; translated from the exons ATGAGGCGGGCCCCCTGGCTGGGCCTGCGACCCTGGCTGGGCATGCGCCTGTCGGTGCGTAAGGTGCTGCTGGCCGCCGGCTGTGCTCTGGCCCTGGTGCTCGCCGTGCAGCTTGGGCAGCAGGTACTGGAGTGCCGGGCAGTGCTCGGGGGCGCGCGGAGCCCACGGAGGATGCGGCCAGAGCAGGAGGAACTGGTGATGCTCGGCGCCGACCACGTGGAGTACCGCTACGGCAAAGCCATGCCGCTCATCTTCGTGGGCGGCGTCCCGCGCAGTGGCACCACCCTCATGCGCGCCATGTTGGACGCGCACCCTGAGGTGCGCTGTGGGGAGGAGACACGCATCATCCCTCGCGTGCTGGCCATGCGGCAGGCCTGGACCAAGTCTGGCCGCGAGAAGCTGCGGCTGGACGAGGCAGGTGTGACGGATGAGGTGCTGGACGCGGCCATGCAGGCCTTCATCCTGGAGGTGATCGCCAAGCACGGCGAGCCGGCGCGCGTGCTGTGTAACAAGGACCCCTTCACACTCAAGTCGTCCGTCTACCTGGCACGCCTGTTCCCCAACTCCAAATTCCTGCTAATGGTGCGTGATGGCCGGGCATCCGTGCACTCCATGATCACGCGCAAGGTCACCATCGCGGGCTTTGACCTCAGCAGCTACCGAGACTGCCTCACCAAGTGGAACAAGGCCATCGAGGTGATGTACGCACAGTGCATGGAGGTGGGCAGGGACAAGTGTCTGCCCGTGTACTATGAGCAGTTGGTGCTGCACCCCCGGCGCTCACTCAAACGCATCCTGGACTTCCTGGGCATCGCCTGGAGTGACACAGTCCTGCACCATGAGGACCTCATTGGCAAGCCTGGGGGCGTCTCCTTGTCCAA GATTGAGCGGTCCACGGACCAGGTCATCAAACCTGTGAACTTGGAAGCTCTCTCCAAGTGGTCTGGCCACATCCCCAGGGACGTGGTGAGGGACATGGCTCAGATTGCCCCCATGCTGGCCCGGCTTGGCTATGACCCGTATGCGAATCCGCCCAACTATGGGAACCCCGACCCCATTGTCATCAACAACACACACCGG GTGAACCAGAACAGCACCTCCCCACACCTGGGAAGTTCGTGA
- the Tpst2 gene encoding protein-tyrosine sulfotransferase 2 isoform X3, translating into MGGLSSLMKMSQPGSPRTAGAGSRGDQARGLVLGNEGAQGRCIPGGPADPSMRRAPWLGLRPWLGMRLSVRKVLLAAGCALALVLAVQLGQQVLECRAVLGGARSPRRMRPEQEELVMLGADHVEYRYGKAMPLIFVGGVPRSGTTLMRAMLDAHPEVRCGEETRIIPRVLAMRQAWTKSGREKLRLDEAGVTDEVLDAAMQAFILEVIAKHGEPARVLCNKDPFTLKSSVYLARLFPNSKFLLMVRDGRASVHSMITRKVTIAGFDLSSYRDCLTKWNKAIEVMYAQCMEVGRDKCLPVYYEQLVLHPRRSLKRILDFLGIAWSDTVLHHEDLIGKPGGVSLSKIERSTDQVIKPVNLEALSKWSGHIPRDVVRDMAQIAPMLARLGYDPYANPPNYGNPDPIVINNTHRVLKGDYKTPANLKGYFQVNQNSTSPHLGSS; encoded by the exons GACTGCCGGGGCAGGAAGCCGGGGTGACCAGGCTCGAGGACTGGTGCTTGGAAATGAGGGCGCCCAAGGGAG ATGCATACCAGGTGGGCCTGCTGACCCGTCCATGAGGCGGGCCCCCTGGCTGGGCCTGCGACCCTGGCTGGGCATGCGCCTGTCGGTGCGTAAGGTGCTGCTGGCCGCCGGCTGTGCTCTGGCCCTGGTGCTCGCCGTGCAGCTTGGGCAGCAGGTACTGGAGTGCCGGGCAGTGCTCGGGGGCGCGCGGAGCCCACGGAGGATGCGGCCAGAGCAGGAGGAACTGGTGATGCTCGGCGCCGACCACGTGGAGTACCGCTACGGCAAAGCCATGCCGCTCATCTTCGTGGGCGGCGTCCCGCGCAGTGGCACCACCCTCATGCGCGCCATGTTGGACGCGCACCCTGAGGTGCGCTGTGGGGAGGAGACACGCATCATCCCTCGCGTGCTGGCCATGCGGCAGGCCTGGACCAAGTCTGGCCGCGAGAAGCTGCGGCTGGACGAGGCAGGTGTGACGGATGAGGTGCTGGACGCGGCCATGCAGGCCTTCATCCTGGAGGTGATCGCCAAGCACGGCGAGCCGGCGCGCGTGCTGTGTAACAAGGACCCCTTCACACTCAAGTCGTCCGTCTACCTGGCACGCCTGTTCCCCAACTCCAAATTCCTGCTAATGGTGCGTGATGGCCGGGCATCCGTGCACTCCATGATCACGCGCAAGGTCACCATCGCGGGCTTTGACCTCAGCAGCTACCGAGACTGCCTCACCAAGTGGAACAAGGCCATCGAGGTGATGTACGCACAGTGCATGGAGGTGGGCAGGGACAAGTGTCTGCCCGTGTACTATGAGCAGTTGGTGCTGCACCCCCGGCGCTCACTCAAACGCATCCTGGACTTCCTGGGCATCGCCTGGAGTGACACAGTCCTGCACCATGAGGACCTCATTGGCAAGCCTGGGGGCGTCTCCTTGTCCAA GATTGAGCGGTCCACGGACCAGGTCATCAAACCTGTGAACTTGGAAGCTCTCTCCAAGTGGTCTGGCCACATCCCCAGGGACGTGGTGAGGGACATGGCTCAGATTGCCCCCATGCTGGCCCGGCTTGGCTATGACCCGTATGCGAATCCGCCCAACTATGGGAACCCCGACCCCATTGTCATCAACAACACACACCGG GTCTTGAAAGGAGACTATAAAACACCAGCCAATCTGAAAGGATATTTTCAG GTGAACCAGAACAGCACCTCCCCACACCTGGGAAGTTCGTGA